In Erythrolamprus reginae isolate rEryReg1 chromosome 9, rEryReg1.hap1, whole genome shotgun sequence, the genomic window ACAGGCACAACACCCCTGGGGAACAAAGGGCAGCCTGGTCAAAGCCACCCGGACGGCAACCTCAGGCTGTCCGGCCAATGCCTGTTCATCCGTGCCCCTGCGGGATGCAGTGCTCACCCCCTACGACCTCTGGAGGTGTTGTGGGTTGCTTGGAGGATCCTGCATGACTCCAGCGCGTGTTTCAAGGGAGGCTTTAAAcagcccctcccctccttttgttccccccccccagggacttCTGTGATGACAGTGACAGCCACGGACGCAGACGATGATATCTTGTCCTATAACGGGGTCATCACCTACTCCATCCTCAGCCAGGAACCTGAGCCGCAAAGACAGATGTTCACCATCAATAATGAAACCGGCCTGATCAGCGTGGTTGTGTCCGGTCTGGACCGAGAGGTAAATGCCAGGTGCTATGACGGGTTGAGGTGGGGGCGGGGATTCCAAGCACGCTGTTTCTAAGAGTGGAAATAatcctggggagggaggggggagggagggggcagtttcAATCCCGAGTGAGGAAGGGGAGAATCCCCCTTGGCCCCTAAAGAGAGAGATTGTTAGCCCTCCAGGGCAGCTCAGAGGAGGAGCCCAGCCGTGAGGGCTCCCTTGAGGGTCGGGGGACCCGAACAGgagcctctcccccctcccctccactgCCTCTCTGGAAAACTATGGAGGGCCCCTCCGGAAGCGTTCCCCcgccttcccttctcctccccccgGTCAGGCTAGGCAGCAGCCCTTCCCCCGTCCCCCGAGGTCCTTCCCACCCGCCAGCACAGAGGGTCACTTGGGGTGTGCTTGGTTCTTTGCAGAGGTTCCCCCAGTACATCCTATTTCTGCAAGCAACCGACATGCAGGGAGAAGGCTTAAGCAGCACCGGGAAGGCTGTCATCACCGTCACCGACGCCAACGATAACCCGCCAATCTTCAACCCCgtgatggtaataataataataataataataataataataataataataataatttattagatttgtatgccgcccctctctgaagactcggggtggctcacaacaacaataaagacaATATTATAacggcacaaatctaataataaaaaactaaaaaccctatcataattaaaaaccaagcagtacatacataccaaacataaattataataagcctgggggaaaggtgtctcaaatcccccatgcctggcggtataggtgggtcttaagaagtttatggaagacaaggagggtggaagcagttctaatctccggggggagttgattccagagggccggggccgccacagagaaggctcttcccctggggagctccagatgacattgtttagttgatgggacccggagaaggccaactctgtgggaccttatcggctgctgggattcgtgcggtagcaggcggttctggaggtactctggtccaatgccatgtagggcttgtgGAGGAACGCCCCCCACCGCTCTTGACCACGCTTGTGTCACCCAGGGACCCCAAATTCACCTGCCCAGCCCCGTCCCCACTTCCTCCGCAGAGGCATGGGTGGGATCTGTGGGCTGCCGTTCCTTGGAGTGggaccttccccctctccctccagcCCCCCAGAGACAGGCACTCGCTCCCCTCTGACGGCTGCGTCTCTTTTGCAGTACAAGGTGACTGTGCCCGAGAATGAGGTGGGGGCCCCGGTTGCCACCCTGAAGGTCACAGACGCAGACGAAGAGAACAGCTCAGCCTGGAAAGCCCAGTACAGCATCGTGAAAGGGAACGAGGACGGGAACTTTGCGGTCACTACTGACCCCAAGACCAACGACGGCCTTTTGACCACCTCAACGGTGGGTGGTGGACCCCTCTGTGAGGGGGCTAGCAGGACCCAGGGTGTTGCCAGCCCCATCCATCCGCTGCTGGAGTGTCAACGGGGGGAATTCCACTCAGACCGAGTCAACTCCCCTTCTGTCCCTCCAGGAACTGGACTACGAGGCCAGACAGCAGTATACCCTCGAAGTGATCGTGGTGAACGTGGTTGAGTTCTCGGTCCCCCTCAGAATCTCCACCGCTACTGTCGTCGTCAACGTGAGTGATAGAAACGAGCCCCCCGTCTTCGTTCCCCCCGAACTGAAGGTGTCACAGCCCGAAGACCTTGCCATTGGAGAGAAAATAGCTATGTACACAGCCCAGGACCCGGACAGGTTCCTGCAGCAGAGCCTCAGGTAGGGAGGGGGCCGTGGGGAGAGGTGTGTTCCAGGCTCCATCCTTTGCAGGGGGAAACGATCCAGCAAGGTCTGCAGGCCGCATGCCCCAAAGACGCAGGCTGAACCCTGGACTGTCTCTCTTGCAGGTACTCTGTCAGGAATGACCCAGCCGGCTGGCTGAAAATTGACCCTGAAACTGGCCAGATCACGTCAAGAGCCCTCTTAGACCGAGAGTCAGATTTTGTGAAGGACAACATCTACAAAGCCACCATAGTGGCCAGCGACAATGGTCAGCTTCCCCCCAATAAAACTCTGCATTTTGTCTTTCACCCAAACgaacaaaaacaaaactctgGGGAGCTTGGGGGGGGTATATAGTCTATATATATGTGGAACtgaccctccctcccccctctgtcCAGCAAATGAACCGGCCACCGGCACAGGGACTCTCCTCCTGTATCTGGAGGACGTCAATGACAACCGTCCACAGTTCACACAGGAAGTCTTCAAAGGGTCCGTGCAAGAGGGCGCTAAGCCAGGTAGGGATGTGATCCTGAGCCCCCTCCTGTGGCGTGGCTGCCCCCTGTGGCACAGGCACAACCCCCCCTGGGGAACGAAGGGCAGCCTGGTCAAAGCCACCTGGACGGCAACCTCAGGCTGTCCGGCCAATGCCCGCTCATCCGTGCCCCTGCGGGATGCAGTGCTCAGCCCCTACGACCTCTGGAGGTGCCCGGGGTTGCTGGGCTCCTTCAAGGGAGGCTTTaagcagccccctcccctccttttgtTGTCCCCCCCCCAGGGACCTCTGTGTTGACAGTGACAGCCATGGATGCAGACGTGGGCTCCCTCAACGGGGTCGTCAGCTACTCCCTCCTGAGCCAGGAGCCCTCAGCGCCCTCCGCAGACATGTTCACCATCAATTCCCGGACGGGTCTCATTGTCCTGGGGAAAGCCGGCCTGGACAGGGAGGTGAGCAAGTGGCTGGGAGCCACTCAGCCTGGCACCTAAGCCCCCGCACTCAAAGCAGCCGCCCCTCCGGCCTCGGTCAATGGCTGGGAAGGAGAGGTCGCCCCCCCTTGCCCTCTGCGTGCCTTTCCAGCTTTCCTAAGAGCCGCAGCTTCGACTTTTAAGCCCCCTGGCTGACCTTCTGCCACCCTGAAGATCCACAGTCTGGGTAGGTGCCTCTTTTTAGCCTCCCACCCCCCAATGGATTTCTCTCTTTCCAGAAGGCCCCCCAGTACACCCTGACTGTGCAAGCCGCGGATAGGGCAGGGGCCGGCCTTTCCACCACCGGACGTGCGGTGATCCAGGTAAGGCCCGAGAGGCTGCTGGGAGGCCTCCGTCCCAGAGCGCCAGGACCGCTTCCCTTCGCCCTTCCCTGGAGCTGCACTCTGCCCCCCAGGCGGCTAGGAACTCTGCCACCACAAGCCACAGGCCCACCAAACGCTCCTCCCCAGGAACAGCTGGTCCCGGCAGGGTTAATGCTCCCTGCTGATTCACGGCTGGCTCCCTGCCAGGCCTACGCAGGAAGGGGCCGGACtgagaaagggaggaggatggAGGGGCTGCCAGACAAAGGTGGAGGGCGAGCCCAGGTAAATCCGGCAGCCCCAGCCCAGCAATGTGGCCAGCAGAAAGGAGAGCCATCCGGGgacttgaggggggggggcagggctgCAGAAGCCCCGTCCCTCTGGGCACAGTAGCGTCCTTCCCTCCCCCCgtgcccccccccaggcagggcACCAGGAAGCCCGCCCTCCTGTGGCAGGAAGGGGTGTGGGTGGGGGCGGGAACAAGCTCTGCCTGGAAGGGCGGGGCTGACGGAGGCCTCTCTGCTCGTATCCAGGTCTCCAGCCCCAGCGAAGGCCCCCACGCATCCCTGAGCGTCCATGCGCTGAACCTGCTGACTGGGCTTCCTGCCACCGGCCTGGCTGTGTACCTCTCTCAGCTCCGGGACCCCGACCAGGCCTGGATGGAGCTGATGGCCAGGTGGGGAGAAGGGGGGAGCCCCGACCTCCCTTGGCCAGCTGCGGAGCCCCATGGCCTCACCCGCCGCCTTCTGATTGCAGCGCCACGAGCACGGACGGGCGCATGGACAGGAGCGAGCTGGCCTCACTACCGCTGGAGAGCGGCACCTACAAGCTGCACTTTGCCACGGGGGAGTACTGGCTGCAACAGGGCCTCGTCAGCTTCTACCCTTACGTGGAAGTAAGTCTTTGCTTCGGCGGCACACGAGCCAGCCAGCGGGGGAGTTGGGCCCTCCTCTGGCCCCGGGGCCTCTCTGGGCCTCTGCAGAGCTCCAGCCCCCCCTCCACCTTCCTCTCTTGCAGGTGGTCTTCACCATCACAGCGGCTGAACGGAAGGTGCACATCCCGCTGCTCCTCAGCCCCTATTCCTACTCGACCTACCGGGGGAGCTAGTGCAAGAGCCGCCTCTCCCCTCGAGGGGGCTGCTATGGGGTCCGGGAGTGCCCCCAAGGCCAGCCGTAACGCCGGCTCGGGCGGTCTTCTGCGGAAACCCAAGACTAATAAAAGGTCCACCTCGAAGGGGTGTTGTGAGGGTAAATCAAAGATTGCCGTGCCTCAGCCGTTTACAAAAAGGGCCCTGAAGGCTTTAATACAAAAGGCAGGTCTCTTCTTGGGCTGGGCCGCTTCCTCCActgacccccccccaaaaccgCAGGAGCCTCGGCCCGGCCCGtcttccgaggaggaggaggcccagctCGGCTATGTGGGGGTCGAGACAAACCCCGCAGGGCCCTGGCCGAGGGTGTGTCCCAGCAGGGTGGTCTCCAGGGGTTTGAAGCCCAGATTGTCCAAGGGGATCCCGAAGGCGGTCAGCTTCGCCTCATAGGTTTGCAGCAAATCGTTGTGTGCCTGCGAGGGGAGGAGAGGGCTGTGAGGCCAAAGAGGAAGCTGGGGACACCCCGACCCCACTTTAGGGGCCTGCCTTGCACAGCCCATGcagcgccccccctcccccgcgaGGCTCCTCCCACTGGCAGCTCTCACCCACCTTGCAGACCCTGGCCAGCTCGTACTGCAGGTCCTTGATAGAATTGTTTTTGGAATCCAGCACATCCTGCGAAGGGGAAACACAGGCCGGTGACAACCACACCCGAGGCAGCGGCTCCTGCTGACCAGGATGGGCCCGGTCCAGTCTTCCTTCCAGGACGCTCCTTCTCCTGTTCCCTCCGCATTGGAAGACACAGAATGAGCATGTCCGAAGGGCGGAGCGCTGGGCACAAGATTGCAGATGGCCTGTGCCGACCCCAAGGCCCCTGCCGCTTCCTGCCAAGACGGCCTCGTCTTTCTCTCGTAGCGCATCTGTGGAAGGTCCCAGGGAGGGGGCCTGCCGGGGTGCCCCTCCCGTTGCTGGAATGCCTCAGCTGCTCACCAGAGAGGTCAGGGCGCTGATGATACACTGGTTTCCACCCTCTGACCAGGCCAGAAACTGACCAGCAGAGTAGGGACCAGGAGGAGGGGTCCCCTACCTCCAGCTTGTGGGTGACCACCGTGAGCGCGCTGGGGTCGAGGTTGGAGGCGGCCAAGACCTCGTTCAGCTgcacctccttcttctccaggagGCTGGCCAGGCCGATCAGCTTCCGCTCCAGCAGAAGGTTCTTGAAGCCGGTTTTCTGCTGCACCTCGTTGATGGCTTTGGTGAACTTCTGGTACAGGTCGTCCCGCTCCTCCTGGACCTGCAGAGACAGGTCAGTGGGGCAGCGGCCCTCCAACGGTCACAGCGGAGAGCGTTGAGCGGTTTCCAGCATAAGGACCCCCAGCAGCCAGACGGAAGGCAGGTGGGGGAAGGTCAGCAGAGAGAGAACTGCTGGGGAGCGTGGCCACAACGCAGGGGGTGACCCACTTCCAAGCCCTTGTCAGTCTAGGCCAAGTGGGCCAGCACACAGTGGGGGAGAGTTCCTGCGGCTGTTTACAGAAGCCGGCTGGTTTTGCGCTCCCTCCCTTCCGCCCAGGCCACGGGTCAGCCACTggcccccagccctcaccttgATGAATCTTTGCTGCAGGACCTCATGCTCCCACTGAAGATCCTTCAGGTCTTTCTCGGTGACTTTCAGCCGGGCCCGAATACTCTGGGGTGTTGGGAGAAAGGGGGCTCAGAAGAGCTGCGAGGCCTTTGTGGGTGGTGGGAATGCAGAACACACGAAAGGAGGGGAGGGACGCGAAGGGGGTCTGTCTCCAAGGTTCTCTTGCAGCCCTCAACTTTCATTCCCTGAACCCGGCCCATGCCACTGAAGACCCCCCCACCCTGAAGGCCTCCGTCACCTGTTCATAGCCCCATTCAGGTGGACCGCAGGAAagcggcaggaggaggaggaggggggggaggaagcacCTTTTCCTCCCCACTCTGAAGGGGGCCAGAGCAGCTCCAGTTGCTGGCACTGGGTCACTGCGGCCACCCACCGCCCTGCCAGCTGCCTGAGCGCCTGTCCCGACCCCAGGGCCCGGCCGCTTACTGCCAAGATGGCCTTGTCTTTCTCGTAGTGGGCCAGTTTCCGCTGCAGCTCGGAGACCTCATCCCGGGCACGCTGCAGTGGCTCCGCCAGCCTCCTGTTCTGCAGGAGCACTTccgccatttccttctccaggtggtcctctttcttcttcatctcctccatCTGCTCCTGTGCTCCAGGGaatgggaggagggggaggcgtCTCAGAGCCCCCAAGGCCGCTTCCCCTCCCAGGCTCCCTTCCCCACTCAGATCCCACATGAGCACACACAAAAGGCCAAGCTGGGACTGGACGATAGGACAAGGCAAAGCTCCTGCGTGTTCTTTGGTCCATTTCCTAATGAAACCCTACTGCaggcttttattttttcttctcgaACCAGCAAGGACTGTTATTTTTCACACAACCGACACCCAAGAGACAACAAACCTCTAAAAACAGCTCCGTGTAATCTGTCACCTGCCCTGCGCCAATAAAGGAGTGCAGAGCTGCCAGGGACGGTGCGGACACCCTACTCAGACCAGCCGAGCCAGGCCCACAAGGGGGTCCGGCGGGTGCCCTCGGTTTACCTTGAGGGTATTGATCAGTGCCAAGTTGTTGAGGGTGACATCGTTGTAGTAGTTCTTGATGTCGCTGAAGGCCTTCTCGTGGTTCTTCATCAGCGTGTTGATCTGGCCGTTCTTCCTCTCCTCGATCTCGTGGATCTCCGTCTTCCTGCGCAGGTCGAGCTCATCGCGCAGCACCCGCATCTTCTTCTCGTACTTGGCCTCGATCTCtgcagaagcagcagcaaccaGGCCGGGCTGGAGGCTCCACTCTCCCGCCTGCCTGGGTCTCTATCGCTAGCTGGGGGCTccagaggaaggaaggggcacGTGCTCCCTGGGCCTG contains:
- the LOC139172582 gene encoding cadherin-1-like translates to MMGCLRITLLLCLTFLFQETRPSAQAEVLPFQGSGPGLRRQKRDWIIPDILTPENQRGPFPKDLLPVRSNKDKEGTVYYSITGRGADSPPIGIFIIDRETGMLKVTRPLDREDISHYNLLCHAVFANGQRAEDPMDVVVKVVDQNDNRPQFTQSVFEGSVQEGAKPGTSVMTVTATDADDDILSYNGVITYSILSQEPEPQRQMFTINNETGLISVVVSGLDRERFPQYILFLQATDMQGEGLSSTGKAVITVTDANDNPPIFNPVMYKVTVPENEVGAPVATLKVTDADEENSSAWKAQYSIVKGNEDGNFAVTTDPKTNDGLLTTSTELDYEARQQYTLEVIVVNVVEFSVPLRISTATVVVNVSDRNEPPVFVPPELKVSQPEDLAIGEKIAMYTAQDPDRFLQQSLRYSVRNDPAGWLKIDPETGQITSRALLDRESDFVKDNIYKATIVASDNANEPATGTGTLLLYLEDVNDNRPQFTQEVFKGSVQEGAKPGTSVLTVTAMDADVGSLNGVVSYSLLSQEPSAPSADMFTINSRTGLIVLGKAGLDREKAPQYTLTVQAADRAGAGLSTTGRAVIQVSSPSEGPHASLSVHALNLLTGLPATGLAVYLSQLRDPDQAWMELMASATSTDGRMDRSELASLPLESGTYKLHFATGEYWLQQGLVSFYPYVEVVFTITAAERKVHIPLLLSPYSYSTYRGS
- the GAS8 gene encoding dynein regulatory complex subunit 4 isoform X1, with the translated sequence MAPKKKAEKKGGGGKKGKGGKGPAVVDALPPDGMSREQLEEHMGRVREELDREREERNYFQLERDKIHTFWEITRRQLDEKKAELRNKDREMEEAEERHQVEIKVYKQKVKHLLYEHQNNLTELKAEGTVAMKLAQKDHRSQETELRKDMRTLKVELKEQELANEMVVKNLRLKQQEDLTHLRNDFERQVKEIEAKYEKKMRVLRDELDLRRKTEIHEIEERKNGQINTLMKNHEKAFSDIKNYYNDVTLNNLALINTLKEQMEEMKKKEDHLEKEMAEVLLQNRRLAEPLQRARDEVSELQRKLAHYEKDKAILASIRARLKVTEKDLKDLQWEHEVLQQRFIKVQEERDDLYQKFTKAINEVQQKTGFKNLLLERKLIGLASLLEKKEVQLNEVLAASNLDPSALTVVTHKLEDVLDSKNNSIKDLQYELARVCKAHNDLLQTYEAKLTAFGIPLDNLGFKPLETTLLGHTLGQGPAGFVSTPT
- the GAS8 gene encoding dynein regulatory complex subunit 4 isoform X2, producing MRVLRDELDLRRKTEIHEIEERKNGQINTLMKNHEKAFSDIKNYYNDVTLNNLALINTLKEQMEEMKKKEDHLEKEMAEVLLQNRRLAEPLQRARDEVSELQRKLAHYEKDKAILASIRARLKVTEKDLKDLQWEHEVLQQRFIKVQEERDDLYQKFTKAINEVQQKTGFKNLLLERKLIGLASLLEKKEVQLNEVLAASNLDPSALTVVTHKLEDVLDSKNNSIKDLQYELARVCKAHNDLLQTYEAKLTAFGIPLDNLGFKPLETTLLGHTLGQGPAGFVSTPT